One segment of Scyliorhinus torazame isolate Kashiwa2021f chromosome 14, sScyTor2.1, whole genome shotgun sequence DNA contains the following:
- the LOC140389129 gene encoding zinc-binding protein A33-like, with translation MASPDLTQELTCPICLEIFTQPVTLECGHHFCSSCISQSWQKVPGDVSCPQCRQVFTQSNVRPALTLINIVEKFRELKVKVTQPQEEFYCQEHEEKLKLFCEDEHKAICVVCGMSRAHKTHSVIPIKEAAQIYKNKLETSLETLQKQMDLSLHSKREREDGILHMKAEVDRLRNEINSEFEKMHKFLFEKEELLKAELERKSNKVFEEMEQNLNKTMAEMSSLEGAIRDLKSRLGVQEAPEFLKDIQDLLMRSQMVFHKPGTVSTQLPADIAGEPVKYIKVWREMRAVISPVPAPLTLDPETANNYLIISQDLTSVRFGNEEQDLPDHLGRFNKHLYVLSSQSFTSGRHYWEVGLGHKPGWVVGVCRESVNRKGKIIPSTENGFGVIARYPNCKSLKIPDVISQLKVKPRKLGIYLDYEGGQVSFYDAEDMSHLYTFTDTFTEKLYPIFNPCNDKSGDNLDSLTLLTG, from the exons ATGGCGTCTCCAGATCTCACACAGGAACTAACCTGTCCCATCTGTCTGGAGATATTCACCCAGCCGGTGACTCTGGAATGTGGACATCATTTCTGCAGCTCCTGCATCTCTCAGAGTTGGCAGAAGGTCCCGGGCGATGTTTCCTGCCCCCAGTGTCGACAGGTCTTCACCCAGAGCAACGTCAGGCCTGCTCTGACCCTGATTAACATCGTGGAGAAGTTCAGAGAGCTGAAGGTGAAGGTGACACAGCCACAGGAGGAGTTTTACTGTCAGGAACACGAAGAGAAGCTGAAACTCTTCTGTGAAGATGAACACAAAGCGATCTGTGTGGTGTGTGGGATGTCCAGAGCTCATAAGacgcacagtgtgatcccaataAAGGAGGCAGCCCAGATATACAAG AACAAGTTAGAAACATCATTGGAAACTCTGCAGAAGCAAATGGACCTCAGTCTCCACAGTAAAAGAGAACGAGAGGATGGGATTTTACACATGAAG GCTGAAGTTGACAGACTGAGAAATgaaatcaacagtgaatttgaaaAGATGCACAAGTTCCTGTTTGAGAAGGAGGAGCTGCTGAAAGCAGAGTTGGAGAGAAAAAGCAATAAAGTGTTCGAGGAAATGGAGCAGAATTTAAACAAAACCATGGCTGAAATGTCTTCTCTTGAAGGAGCAATAAGAGATCTAAAATCGAGGCTGGGGGTACAAGAGGCCCCAGAGTTCCTCAAG GATATTCAGGACCTGTTGATGAG GAGTCAGATGGTGTTTCACAAGCCTGGAACTGTCTCCACTCAGTTACCTGCGGATATCGCTGGTGAACCAGTCAAATACATCAAAGTGTGGAGGGAAATGAGGGCAGTGATTTCTCCAG TTCCAGCACCTCTCACCCTGGACCCGGAGACGGCTAACAACTATCTCATCATTTCCCAGGATCTGACTAGTGTGAGGTTCGGAAATGAGGAGCAAGATCTCCCTGATCATCTGGGAAGATTTAATAAACACTTGTATGTTTTGAGCTCCCAGAGTTTCACATCAGGGAGACACTACTGGGAGGTGGGTCTTGGACACAAGCCTGGCTGGGTTGTGGGTGTCTGCAGAGAGTCTGTCAACAGGAAAGGAAAGATCATTCCTTCAACTGAGAATGGATTCGGGGTCATCGCCCGGTATCCTAACTGCAAATCATTGAAAATCCCAGATGTCATCTCCCAGCTGAAAGTGAAACCCCGGAAGTTGGGAATTTACCTGGATTATGAGGGTGGACAGGTGTCATTTTACGATGCTGAGGACATGTCTCACCTGTACACCTTCACTGACACATTCACCGAGAAACTCTACCCCATCTTTAATCCTTGTAATGATAAGTCTGGTGATAACCTTGATTCactcacactgctcactgggtaa
- the LOC140389456 gene encoding zinc-binding protein A33-like: MTLGDFRGTLTSPGLRESRPLSLSFHSSWAEESGDVPSPSVHVSAFTPVFLTVTASQSCSLPVPASLTLDPETANNYLIISQDLTSVRFGNEKQARPDHLGRFNKHLYVLSSQSFTSGRHYWEVGLGNKPYWIVGVCRESVNRKANITRSPENGFWVIARYPNCKSLKIPDVISQQKVKPRKLGIYLDYEGGQVSFYDAEDMSHLYTFTDTFTEKLYPIFNPCNDKSGDNLDSLTLLTG; this comes from the exons ATGACGCtgggcgacttcagagggacattgacaa gccccggcctgagagaatcccgtcctctGTCCCTGAGCTTCCACAGTTCCTGGGCTGAGGAAAGTGGTGATGTCCCATCACCGTCTGTACACGTCTCGGCATTCACTCCTGTTTTTCTCACAGTAACAGCTTCCCAATCATGTTCTCTTCCAGTTCCAGCATCTCTCACCCTGGACCCAGAGACAGCTAACAACTATCTCATCATTTCCCAGGATCTGACTAGTGTGAGGTTCGGAAATGAGAAGCAAGCTCGACCTGATCATCTGGGAAGATTTAATAAACACTTGTATGTTTTGAGCTCCCAGAGTTTCACATCAGGGAGACACTACTGGGAGGTGGGTCTTGGAAACAAGCCTTACTGGATTGTGGGTGTCTGCAGAGAGTCTGTCAACAGGAAAGCAAACATCACACGTTCACCTGAGAATGGATTCTGGGTCATCGCCCGGTATCCTAACTGCAAATCATTGAAAATCCCGGATGTCATCTCCCAGCAGAAAGTGAAACCCCGGAAGTTGGGAATTTACCTGGATTATGAGGGAGGACAGGTGTCATTTTATGATGCTGAGGACATGTCTCACCTGTACACCTTCACTGACACATTCACCGAGAAACTCTACCCCATCTTTAATCCTTGTAATGATAAGTCTGGTGATAACCTTGACTCactcacactgctcactgggtaa